In the Neospora caninum Liverpool complete genome, chromosome Ia genome, one interval contains:
- a CDS encoding carboxyvinyl-carboxyphosphonate phosphorylmutase protein, related — translation MASPSCIHAGERLRRLMQKKCIMLPGAHNGITARLAAEAGFEGLYVSGAALSASQGVPDIGLLGLDDFTRAIAQASAVTSLPVLADADTGFGGPEMVRRTVFAYNQAGAAGLHIEDQLLPKKCGHLEGKQLIPIEAMEEKIKAAVGAAQDCSRGDFIICARTDARGADGLDAAVERAVRYTQAGADMIFPEGLQTEAEFQAFAHALSVLPGKAPFGGPYLLANMTEFGKTPMTELAAFESIGYHCVIYPVSPLRVAMKSIKDMLIHLRKDGSVGQSLEKMYTRQDLYSTLRYRPMEPWTYPSPSAPKTKQLEDDED, via the exons ATGGCGTCTCCATCTTGTATCCACGCCGGagagcgcctgcggcgcctcaTGCAGAAAAAGTGCATCATGCTTCCAGGAGCTCACAACGGCATCACGGCGCGTCTAGCTGCCGAGGCAGGCTTTGAAGGCCTCTATGTCTCTGGAGCTGCTCTCAGTGCATCACAAGGTGTCCCCGATATCGGTCTCCTAGGGCTAGATGACTTCACACGCGCAATCGCACAAGCCTCCGCAGTGACCAGCCTCCCTGTTCTCGCCG ATGCCGACACTGGCTTCGGCGGTCCTGAGATGGTTCGGCGCACTGTCTTCGCGTACAACCAGGCGGGCGCGGCCGGGCTACACATCGAGGATCAACTCTTGCCGAAGAAATGCGGGCATCTGGAGGGGAAGCAGTTGATTCCTATTGAAGCGATGGAGGAGAAAATCAAAGCCGCCGTGGGTGCTGCGCAGGACTGCTCGCGCGGCGACTTCATCATCTGCGCGCGCACAGACGCCCGCGGCGCCGATG GTCTTGACGCCGCTGTGGAGCGAGCGGTCCGGTATACCCAAGCTGGCGCCGATATGATTTTCCCTGAGGGGTTGCAAACAGAG GCGGAATTCCAAGCATTTGCACACGCTCTGTCCGTCTTGCCCGGGAAAGCCCCCTTCGGAGGCCCTTATCTTCTCGCAAATATGACAGAATTCGGGAAAACACCCATGACGGAACTTGCCGCCTTCGAGAGTATTGGCTACCACTGCGTTATCTACCCCGTATCTCCCCTCAGAGTCGCCATGAAAAGCATCAAA GACATGCTGATCCACTTGCGCAAAGACGGCTCTGTAGGACAGAGTTTGGAAAAGATGTATACACGACAG GACTTGTATTCCACTCTCCGGTACCGGCCGATGGAGCCGTGGACGTATCCCTCTCCGAGCGCACCAAAGACCAAACAGttggaagacgacgaggactAG